The proteins below come from a single Candidozyma auris chromosome 3, complete sequence genomic window:
- the NBP2 gene encoding Nbp2p, giving the protein MPPDVLCPENTTIKDFAYPESHPLHLSNFPTSQRSSISSSDSSGYEDFGGEEYSDDDTLGPEEINRKAVALFDFEPENDNEVPLTEGQIIWISYRHGQGWLVAEDPESGENGLVPEGYVEICFSEGDEEEEEVGRESRTQPQQDVPKPFIPRLLQEYKNPEEDSEWEDTDLEDTSHDNHDASADQSKDTESLDIQMKAAKIQ; this is encoded by the coding sequence ATGCCTCCAGACGTGCTTTGCCCGGAGAACACAACTATAAAGGACTTTGCCTATCCAGAATCACATCCGCTACATTTAAGCAATTTCCCCACAAGTCAGCGATCGCTGATATCCAGCAGTGACTCTCTGGGATACGAGGATTTCGGTGGAGAAGAGTATAGCGACGATGACACGCTCGGGCCTGAGGAGATCAACCGCAAGGCCGTGGCTCTTTTTGATTTCGAGCCTGAAAATGACAACGAAGTGCCTCTCACAGAAGGGCAGATAATATGGATATCTTATAGACACGGCCAGGGGTGGTTAGTGGCAGAGGACCCCGAACTGGGGGAAAACGGGCTCGTTCCGGAGGGATATGTCGAAATATGTTTCTCTGAAGGcgacgaggaggaagaagaagtaggGCGAGAAAGCCGAACGCAACCACAGCAAGATGTTCCAAAGCCTTTTATTCCTCGCTTGTTACAGGAGTACAAGAATCCGGAGGAGGACAGTGAATGGGAAGACACCGATTTGGAGGATACATCCCACGACAACCACGATGCTTCTGCCGATCAATCCAAGGATACTGAATCTCTCGATATTCAGATGAAGGCAGCCAAAATCCAATAG
- the CYP1 gene encoding peptidylprolyl isomerase CPR1: MSQVFFDVSANGEKLGRISFKLYNDVVPKTAENFRALCTGEKGFGYANSVFHRVIPQFMLQGGDFTRGNGTGGKSIYGEKFADENFAKKHDRPGLLSMANAGPNTNGSQFFITTVPCPWLDGKHVVFGEVTDGFDVVKKVESLGSNSGATRGRITIDSCGEL; the protein is encoded by the coding sequence ATGTCCCAGGTCTTCTTTGACGTCTCCGCCAACGGCGAGAAACTCGGCAGAATCTCTTTCAAGTTGTACAACGACGTTGTGCCAAAGACCGCTGAGAACTTCAGAGCCTTGTGCACTGGTGAAAAGGGTTTCGGCTACGCCAACTCTGTTTTCCACAGAGTGATTCCTCAGTTCATGTTGCAGGGTGGTGACTTCACCAGAGGCAATGGTACTGGTGGTAAGTCCATCTACGGTGAGAAGTTTGCTGACGAGAACTTCGCCAAGAAGCACGACAGACCTGGTTTGTTGTCCATGGCCAACGCTGGTCCAAACACCAACGGCTCCCagttcttcatcaccaccgTTCCATGCCCATGGTTGGACGGTAAGCACGTTGTGTTCGGTGAGGTGACTGACGGATTCGATGttgtcaagaaggttgaGTCTCTTGGTTCCAACTCTGGTGCCACTCGCGGCAGAATCACTATTGACAGCTGCGGTGAGTTGTAA
- the AHP2 gene encoding Ahp2p: protein MVLAQGDKFPSGFEFKYVPIELETLNQDDGLACGRPLPLNLDSLIEKNKGHNVLFVAVPGAFTPTCTENHIPPILEHLKELKAKKNISTAVFLSANDPFVINAWGKLLLKQQKVSPSDDLPKIIFASDPNASFSQKNGLSLDLTDAGLGVRTNRYALIVNGDNNTVAYFGVESQPGVTVSGYDGISSAKL, encoded by the coding sequence ATGGTTCTCGCTCAAGGTGATAAATTCCCATCAGGATTCGAATTCAAGTACGTGCCAATTGAGTTGGAAACTCTTAACCAGGACGACGGCCTCGCCTGCGGCAGGCCCTTGCCATTGAACTTGGACAGCTTGattgagaaaaacaagGGACACAATGTCTTGTTTGTTGCTGTTCCTGGTGCCTTCACGCCAACATGCACTGAAAACCATATTCCTCCAATCTTGGAGcatttgaaggagttgaaggctAAGAAGAATATCTCCACCGCTGTGTTCTTGAGTGCCAACGACCCATTTGTCATCAATGCGTGGGGtaagttgttgttgaagcagcagaaggTTTCTCCCAGTGACGATTTGCCTAAAATTATCTTTGCCTCTGACCCTAACGCTTCCTTCTCTCAGAAAAACGGACTTTCTTTGGATTTGACTGACGCCGGTCTTGGTGTAAGAACCAACCGGTACGCCTTGATTGTCAACGGTGACAACAACACCGTTGCCTACTTTGGCGTCGAGTCACAACCTGGCGTTACCGTGTCTGGCTACGACGGAATCTCTTCTGCTAAGTTGTGA
- the PUT1 gene encoding proline dehydrogenase gives MISLRHALPSSVVAARAVALRRQPVLLRCFHSSPDKKNNFAPVAESQHQQAPVPPTPDALPVRSPNFAYLKDFTAGELLSFMMIGTVASHKSLLNMAIKAFPYVPMPLIKAFVYNIYCGGENIDEVKKTGARLAKRGINNMMISLTIEACNGNENVNPDYIVEQTQHSVNEILIPHTISMLETSGKDINAIPPGYVALKPTGFVKNAAAVLKNYNSPEYKELFEDLVSKASAVCQTIYDANQRLAQLYPSRVAPFAVGVIDAEKHELQNGVYELQRRLYKKFNKVNSPVSVVGTLQMYLSESSDLLAMEEKLAKENNYRLGLKLVRGAYIHSEKNRDTVIHKTKEDTDMNYDQGISYCIDSILAHQGNESVIGHLVVASHNAESMRLATQKTYKSEFSIGNKNKANICLGQLLGMADSVTYDLIKNDKVDNVIKYVPWGPPLETKEYLLRRLEENGDAVKNDNGFPLVRSALSTMFKRLFA, from the coding sequence ATGATCTCCCTTCGGCACGCTTTACCTTCCTCTGTCGTCGCTGCTAGAGCAGTGGCTCTACGCCGCCAGCCGGTACTTCTTAGATGCTTCCACAGCTCTCCAGACAAGAAAAACAACTTTGCCCCAGTGGCCGAGTCCCAACACCAACAGGCCCCTGTGCCTCCTACTCCAGATGCTCTTCCCGTGAGAAGCCCCAACTTTGCATACTTGAAGGACTTCACTGCGGGAGAGTTGCTTTCTTTCATGATGATCGGCACTGTTGCCTCTCACAAGTCTCTCTTGAACATGGCCATCAAGGCTTTTCCTTACGTTCCCATGCCTCTCATCAAGGCTTTCGTTTACAACATTTACTGTGGAGGCGAGAACATCGACGAAGTTAAGAAGACCGGCGCCAGATTGGCCAAGAGAGGTATCAACAACAtgatgatctccttgacCATAGAGGCTTGTAACGGTAATGAGAACGTCAACCCAGACTACATTGTTGAGCAAACCCAGCACTCGGTCAACGAAATTTTGATTCCTCACACCATCCTGATGCTCGAAACTTCTGGTAAGGACATCAACGCTATTCCTCCTGGTTACGTGGCCTTGAAGCCCACTGGCTTTGTCAAGAATGCCGCTGCcgtgttgaagaactaCAACTCTCCAGAGTACAAGGAGTTGTTCGAAGACTTGGTCTCTAAGGCTTCTGCCGTTTGCCAGACTATCTACGACGCTAACCAAAGATTGGCTCAGTTATACCCATCTAGAGTGGCTCCATTTGCTGTCGGTGTTATTGACGCCGAGAAGCACGAGCTTCAAAACGGTGTCTACGAACTTCAGAGAAGGTTGTAcaagaagttcaacaaGGTTAACTCCCCTGTTTCTGTTGTCGGCACTTTGCAAATGTACTTGTCTGAATCTTCCGATTTGTTGGCCatggaggagaagttggccaaaGAGAACAACTACAGATTGGGCTTGAAGTTGGTAAGAGGCGCATACATTCACTCCGAGAAGAACCGTGACACTGTCATTCATAAAACCAAGGAAGACACTGACATGAACTACGATCAGGGTATCTCCTATTGCATTGATTCTATTTTGGCTCACCAGGGCAACGAGTCTGTCATTGGCCACTTGGTGGTTGCTTCTCACAATGCTGAGTCCATGAGATTGGCTACCCAGAAGACCTACAAGAGCGAGTTCTCTATTGGTAACAAGAATAAGGCTAATATCTGCTTGGGTCAGTTGTTAGGCATGGCCGACTCGGTCACTTatgatctcatcaagaacgacAAGGTTGACAATGTTATCAAATACGTTCCTTGGGGACCTCCATTGGAGACCAAGGAGTATTTGTTGAGAAGATTGGAGGAGAATGGCGATGCCGTCAAGAACGATAATGGCTTCCCATTGGTGAGAAGTGCCCTTCTGACTATGTTCAAGAGGCTCTTCGCATAG
- the GIR2 gene encoding Gir2p → MDPAEEQQQELEVLQSIYPDELEILSDTHFTITLKLETKSDRGHSVILDVTYTPTYPEEVPKLEVKTVSEELPEPSDSEEDDDDKPQLVHLSEQIEFGKLDAVSLTKKVEEEAEINVGIPSIFALAALLKDEAEALFQAKLDAAQKKYEDELLAKEAEEQKKFLGTPVTKESYAEWRERFRKEMQIEKKDRQRFEKMHNGKMTGREIFEKGLAGNEDDKDVDDVADSVLKVSVSG, encoded by the coding sequence ATGGACCCTGCGGAAGAGCAACAGCAAGAACTCGAGGTTCTTCAATCGATTTACCCAGATGAGCTTGAAATACTTTCAGACACTCATTTTACCATCACCTTGAAGTTAGAAACAAAATCTGACCGGGGCCATTCGGTCATCTTGGATGTCACTTACACTCCAACGTACCCGGAAGAGGTGCCTAAATTGGAGGTCAAGACTGTCAGTGAAGAGCTTCCTGAACCATCTGAtagtgaagaagatgacgatgacaaGCCTCAGTTGGTACATCTTTCCGAACAGATTGAGTTTGGCAAATTGGATGCTGTATCTTTGACGAAAAaagtagaagaagaggcagaaATCAATGTTGGAATCCCATCCATCtttgctttggctgcaTTGCTCAAGGATGAGGCCGAGGCTTTGTTTCAAGCAAAATTAGACGCTGCTCAGAAGAAGTACGAGGATGAGCTACTAGCGaaagaggcagaggagcagaagaaattctTGGGAACACCGGTTACCAAAGAATCATATGCCGAATGGCGTGAAAGGTTtagaaaagaaatgcaaattgagaagaaagataGACAAAGGTTTGAGAAAATGCATAACGGCAAGATGACTGGTAGAGAAATCTTCGAAAAGGGTTTGGCTGGTAACGAAGATGAcaaagatgttgatgatgttgctGATTCGGTCCTTAAAGTGTCCGTCAGCGGATAG
- the RAD9 gene encoding chromatin-binding protein RAD9 — translation MPEETTNVSECQHNNSLVFASDYGDQNNESNATGKDLSSRSDNSNGNGTVIPGTNDATQADVSVNDSASRNGLELGNLMTFSPTRLSQNSSSPIRYLHATREMKSMPTLETTSGHSSKSPSVLHRSASDSNAGNEQAVWPKRGEHTDLADTQVIAPPPLALPNIESDTQVIKQSHIKPEGLTSTPQDDKILSPRLPLYREEQDTQRIPRELNDDATQVIQKKEVVWESTQPITQVVKGSSSTHTISSSPGRINESDYNEENTTTVVLSPVDQEQEPTTQVLNTQEEIFSPEERDGISVDLSIKPVISSSQKYEKNHEQQDQHHLSVMSNEDKDERYNEIFYEDSLFQHKLKRTQADSDMEPDITEEVSQQAPLRKTTWSQSASRSITDSNPPQKSPWSPSSSDLEDISQDVSGLDLDLLKRKSSDSIMLSQDNYDESREHINVPKKRKINHIASQSQIQPENGISAEESTVIEIEDITDVDAVWAFYQFRYFPAKIIQAIDSIHTLVEFTDCQKKLKNSDLYYLDVRIGDVVRTLKGPAEYVVTRMATTQDDYPLKSLRGYDTLYLSKKGKHNIASGTEVSESLLNCYMEVDDWVMHQSRFQVMFQGIDLVQNDYGAVSQTLSRRSAISTPTKPKGLAQQEPKFRSPRKQKAMKGSTEDAQTFKECVFFITSMASDRKRRLTSIIKEHGGTVFDTELRRLVSFEVSSTYHLKISSKRFTDMKFGAFLSDGHSRSAKYLQALALGWPILADSFIEQAIEDFDLLKNWQAFLLPAGRSMYTKNLKSQDIFNFRMNIDQGYDLNMQFGNHSGLMATTNILIYRRRQDRQTIDMCEFIFHAFGAQTLQTFDSEENLSFHIKENTDMNFLVLDNTDNEIMRRFDGRKTRSGFSKTDEYVTFGIIDWEWVVQCTISSFVWPPIAYGVSKY, via the coding sequence ATGCCTGAGGAAACTACCAATGTCTCAGAATGTCAGCATAACAACAGTCTTGTGTTTGCATCAGACTATGGTGATCAAAACAACGAATCGAATGCAACCGGGAAGGATCTAAGTTCCCGGTCAGACAACTCCAACGGGAACGGCACAGTTATTCCTGGAACAAATGATGCCACACAAGCGGATGTGCTGGTTAATGATAGCGCCTCTCGCAATGGTCTCGAATTAGGTAATCTTATGACATTTTCCCCAACGAGGCTCTCTCAGAACTCCTCATCTCCAATAAGGTATCTACATGCTACGCGTGAGATGAAAAGCATGCCCACTCTCGAGACGACGTCTGGCCACTCGAGTAAGTCACCTTCTGTGTTACATAGAAGCGCTTCCGATAGTAATGCTGGCAATGAGCAAGCCGTATGGCCAAAAAGAGGTGAACACACAGATCTCGCTGATACCCAGGTGATTGCACCTCCTCCACTTGCTCTTCCGAACATTGAAAGCGATACGCAAGTGATAAAACAATCACATATAAAACCTGAAGGACTCACTAGTACACCACAGGACGACAAGATACTTTCACCCAGACTCCCGCTTTACAGAGAGGAACAAGACACTCAACGAATACCGCGAGAACTTAACGATGATGCTACACAAGTTatacaaaaaaaggagGTAGTGTGGGAAAGCACTCAACCAATCACACAGGTTGTGAAAGGTTCGCTGAGTACACACACGATATCGAGCTCACCGGGCCGCATAAATGAATCTGACTACAACGAAGAGAATACTACGACGGTGGTTCTCTCTCCTGTGGACCAGGAACAAGAACCTACGACCCAAGTTTTGAATACTCAAGAGGAAATTTTTCTGCCAGAAGAGAGGGATGGAATATCGGTTGACCTCAGTATAAAGCCTGTTATTCTGAGTAGCCAAAAGTACGAGAAAAATCatgaacaacaagatcagCATCATCTAAGTGTCATGAGTAACGAAGACAAAGATGAACGGTATAATGAGATCTTCTATGAGGACAGTCTATTTCAACACAAGCTAAAGAGAACACAAGCTGATAGTGACATGGAACCCGATATAACTGAGGAAGTCTCCCAGCAAGCCCCTTTACGGAAGACAACATGGAGCCAATCTGCATCCCGAAGCATCACCGACAGTAATCCTCCGCAAAAACTGCCATGGAGTCCGTCCTCGTCTGATCTCGAAGATATATCCCAAGACGTGAGTGGATTGGATTTGGATCTTTTAAAGCGAAAGCTGAGTGACAGTATAATGTTGCTGCAAGATAACTATGATGAAAGCCGCGAGCATATAAATGttccaaagaaaagaaagataaATCATATTGCATCACAATCGCAGATTCAACCAGAAAATGGCATATCTGCAGAGGAGCTGACGGTTATTGAAATAGAGGACATCACAGATGTCGATGCAGTTTGGGCGTTCTACCAATTTAGATATTTTCCCGCCAAGATCATCCAAGCAATCGACTCTATCCACACGCTCGTGGAATTTACTGACtgccagaagaagctcaagaatTCCGATTTGTATTACCTTGATGTAAGAATTGGAGATGTGGTTCGGACTTTGAAGGGACCAGCTGAATATGTTGTTACCCGGATGGCCACAACACAAGATGATTATCCattgaaaagcttgagaGGTTATGACACTCTCTACTTATCTAAAAAAGGCAAACACAACATAGCTAGTGGCACAGAAGTTTCCGAGAGCTTGCTCAATTGCTACATGGAGGTTGACGATTGGGTCATGCATCAACTGCGCTTTCAGGTGATGTTTCAAGGCATTGATCTAGTACAGAACGATTATGGAGCGGTTCTGCAAACTTTATCGCGTCGTCTGGCAATCAGCACCCCCACAAAACCGAAAGGTCTTGCCCAACAAGAGCCAAAATTTAGAAGTCCAAGGAAGCAGAAGGCGATGAAGGGTTCCACTGAGGATGCACAGACGTTTAAGGAATGTGTTTTTTTCATTACCTCCATGGCTTCAGATCGTAAGAGGCGCTTGACTAGTATTATCAAAGAGCATGGCGGAACCGTATTCGACACGGAGCTCAGAAGACTAGTGTCTTTCGAAGTGAGCAGCACGTACCATCTCAAGATAAGTCTGAAGCGATTCACGGATATGAAGTTTGGTGCCTTTCTTTCAGACGGACATTCGAGAAGCGCCAAGTACTTACAAGCTTTAGCATTGGGTTGGCCCATTCTCGCGGATAGTTTCATTGAGCAGGCAATAGAAGATTTTGACTTGCTTAAGAATTGGCAGGCATTTCTTCTACCGGCTGGTCGCTCGATGTACACGAAGAACTTAAAGAGTCAGgatatcttcaacttcagaaTGAACATTGACCAAGGGTACGACTTAAACATGCAGTTTGGTAATCATTCAGGTCTCATGGCAACAACAAACATTTTGATAtatcgaagaagacaagATAGACAGACAATTGATATGTGTGAATTCATATTTCATGCTTTTGGGGCACAAACGTTACAGACATTTGATTCAGAAGAGAACCTTTCCTTCCATATCAAAGAAAATACTGATATGAATTTCTTGGTATTGGACAATACTGACAATGAAATCATGAGACGATTTGATGGTAGGAAAACTAGAAGTGGGTTTTCAAAAACAGATGAATATGTTACCTTCGGAATCATAGATTGGGAGTGGGTTGTTCAGTGTACTATAAGCAGCTTTGTGTGGCCGCCTATTGCATACGGTGTTTCCAAGTACTAA
- the UTP13 gene encoding Utp13p: MAEPIRKAYGVRNIEPFYVGATSAAFTEDGSIVATPLNEDVVITDLSTNTTLHTLEGDGELVTALAMTPNGSRLAVVSQSQQLRVYNVETGEITKQYRFQAPVYIARADETSTLFVFGATDGVVTVWDIEGGYVTHSLKGHGTTICSLCFHGELHSSKWMLASGDTMGTSKVWDLVKRKCISTHQEHTGAVRGLAFSPDGSQFITGGRDAIVVIYNTENLKKVINTVTVRHQVECCGFIQLPSGESVFYTAGSENQVKLWDISSGKPLGGSPKPLETTEELMALEVIHTNDDTHLWMVVSDQTLVEMSLEDMLVEDGAAVIPITRRVAGNHGIIADLRYAGPDHNLVAMATNAPALRVVDFQNAPLDVQLYEGHTDLLNCIDVSEDGRWILTGSKDNSARLWAWDEDEHTFSQYAVFTGHAGAVSGCALPKNIDQIPRFIVTASTDLTVKKWKVPKEAGSTVKTSEYTRRAHDKDINSLAISPNDEYFATASFDKLGKVWDLTSGETVGVLKGHKRGLWDIGFCQYDKLITTGSGDKTARIWSLTDFTCMKTLEGHTNAVQRSRFINKNKQIMTTGADGLVKLWDIKESECVATLDNHDNRIWAADVKEDGLQMITADADGHLSLWNDRTDELLQEEEEKKKEKVEQEQQLSNYINKNDWNNAFLLALTLEHSMRLYNVVKAAIGANEDPESAVGSKSLEQMMMSLESEQMEALLKRVRDWNINFKQFEIAQKVLTVIVSKLDMERGNIRKMVEQIIPYNERHYQRLDELVEQTYVLDYVVQEMEKA, encoded by the coding sequence ATGGCTGAGCCAATAAGAAAAGCATACGGTGTTCGAAACATCGAGCCCTTCTATGTTGGCGCTACCTCTGCTGCGTTCACTGAAGATGGTTCAATCGTCGCTACTCCACTAAATGAAGATGTAGTCATCACTGACTTGTCTACAAACACCACTTTACACACACTTGAAGGCGATGGAGAGCTCGTCACAGCATTAGCAATGACTCCAAATGGGAGTCGACTAGCCGTGGTGTCGCAGTCACAGCAGCTTAGGGTGTACAATGTGGAAACAGGAGAAATCACCAAGCAATACAGATTCCAGGCACCAGTGTATATTGCCAGGGCAGACGAGacatcaacactttttGTATTTGGCGCTACTGATGGTGTCGTTACAGTATGGGACATTGAAGGTGGCTATGTTACGCATTCGCTCAAGGGCCACGGTACTACGATTTGCTCGTTGTGCTTTCATGGTGAACTTCATTCCTCCAAGTGGATGCTTGCGCTGGGAGACACGATGGGAACATCGAAAGTATGGGATTTAGTCAAGAGAAAATGCATATCGACGCATCAAGAACACACGGGAGCCGTTAGAGGGCTAGCGTTCTCGCCAGATGGGTCTCAGTTTATCACGGGTGGCAGAGACGCCATCGTTGTGATCTACAACAcagaaaacttgaagaaagtcaTTAATACAGTTACTGTCAGACACCAGGTTGAGTGCTGTGGCTTTATCCAGCTCCCTCTGGGAGAGCTGGTGTTCTACACCGCCGGGTCTGAAAACCAAGTTAAGCTCTGGGACATCTCGTCAGGTAAGCCTCTTGGTGGCTCCCCAAAACCATTAGAGACAACAGAGGAGCTAATGGCTCTTGAAGTCATACACACTAATGATGACACTCATCTATGGATGGTGGTTTCTGATCAGACACTTGTGGAAATGTCGCTCGAGGACATGTTGGTGGAGGATGGTGCCGCTGTGATTCCGATCACAAGAAGGGTTGCAGGTAATCACGGAATCATTGCTGATCTTCGTTATGCTGGTCCGGACCATAATCTCGTGGCCATGGCCACTAACGCCCCAGCATTGAGGGTTGTAGATTTCCAAAATGCGCCCCTCGATGTACAACTTTACGAAGGTCACACAGACTTGCTTAATTGCATAGACGTGTCTGAAGATGGCAGGTGGATTCTAACAGGCAGTAAAGATAATCTGGCAAGACTCTGGGCATGGGATGAGGATGAGCATACTTTCAGCCAATACGCTGTGTTCACTGGTCATGCTGGTGCCGTGTCTGGATGTGCGTTACCAAAGAATATTGATCAAATTCCACGCTTTATTGTCACAGCATCAACGGATTTGACTGTCAAGAAATGGAAGGTTCCCAAAGAGGCAGGTTCGACAGTGAAAACGAGTGAGTACACTAGAAGAGCTCACGACAAGGATATCAATTCGCTTGCTATATCACCTAACGATGAGTATTTTGCAACAGCTTCATTTGATAAGCTAGGCAAAGTCTGGGACTTGACGTCCGGTGAAACAGTTGGTGTACTCAAAGGCCATAAAAGGGGACTTTGGGATATTGGCTTCTGCCAATATGATAAGCTAATCACCACAGGTTCGGGAGATAAAACTGCCAGGATATGGCTGTTGACAGACTTCACGTGTATGAAGACGCTAGAGGGTCATACAAATGCTGTTCAACGCAGCAGgttcatcaacaagaatAAGCAGATTATGACGACAGGTGCAGATGGTTTGGTGAAACTTTGGGACATCAAGGAATCTGAATGCGTAGCAACGCTCGATAACCACGATAATAGAATATGGGCAGCAGACGTTAAGGAAGACGGACTCCAAATGATTACCGCCGATGCAGATGGACACTTGAGTCTATGGAACGACAGAACAGACGAGTTACTTcaggaggaagaggagaagaaaaaagagaaagttgagcaagaacAACAGTTGAGCAActacatcaacaaaaatgatTGGAACAATGCATTTTTGCTCGCGTTGACGTTAGAGCACCTGATGAGGTTGTACAATGTGGTCAAGGCAGCTATTGGAGCCAACGAGGATCCCGAGCTGGCGGTCGGCTCCAAGAGCCTAGAAcagatgatgatgtctCTAGAAAGCGAACAGATGGAAGCGCTTTTAAAACGAGTGAGAGACTGGAATATCAACTTCAAACAATTTGAAATTGCTCAAAAGGTGTTAACAGTGATTGTGAGTAAGCTTGACATGGAACGCGGAAATATTCGAAAGATGGTGGAGCAAATAATTCCATACAACGAGCGCCACTATCAGAGGCTCGACGAGCTCGTGGAGCAGACATACGTGCTAGACTATGTTGTGCAAGAAATGGAGAAGGCTTAA
- a CDS encoding Zn(II)2Cys6 transcription factor domain-containing protein: MVHPHQVYQGVTPHMVNPYGYNAGLPPLVPTMVPQSYGKPAGGAYQQMPPQGSQGSSQELDQNNALVNKRRIIKRRTRTGCLTCRRRRIKCDERKPHCYNCERSKKLCLGYEIVPVPTHKDPEYLRKKAERAAVQERPTLRESAAVYNSQ; encoded by the coding sequence ATGGTGCATCCTCACCAAGTGTACCAGGGCGTTACACCACACATGGTGAATCCGTATGGCTACAACGCCGGTCTCCCACCTTTGGTGCCCACCATGGTTCCACAAAGTTACGGCAAGCCTGCTGGAGGTGCGTACCAGCAAATGCCTCCACAAGGCAGCCAGGGATCGAGCCAGGAGCTCGACCAGAACAATGCATTGGTGAACAAGCGGCGAatcatcaagagaagaacgaGGACAGGCTGCCTCACATGTCGCCGGAGACGCATCAAGTGTGACGAGCGGAAACCACACTGCTACAATTGCGAGAGATCCAAGAAGCTTTGTCTTGGCTACGAGATTGTGCCCGTGCCCACACACAAGGACCCAGAGTACCTTCGCAAAAAGGCGGAGCGGGCAGCGGTCCAGGAGCGGCCCACGCTTCGTGAGCTGGCGGCGGTTTACAATTCCCAATGA